The segment TtgtgatataataagaaatatgtattttggTTTTCATCCACAGTTCCCAGCACAAAGCTTCTAACACCTTtctaatttcctaagtgataagaggtATAGGGGcctcttttatttctgtctcttgaCATAGCACCAGAGGGATAAAGGTGAAATTAGtgggggttttgttgttgttgttataaataATAAGTTCCTTTGAAACAcccctctgtttattttaatgaagtgATGTTTGGAAAGCCCCTAGTGAATCACTCAATGGGGGCTGTTTGTCAGGGGAACCAAGCAAGTTCTTAAAGTTTTAGAGCTTGAAGTTGAGTAGGAAGTTGAATCACCAATGGCTAGTTATTTAATCAGTCATCTGTACATAGTGAAGCCTTcataaaaactcaaaagaatGGAGTTTGGAGAGTTTCTAGACTGAACATGTGGAGAATCTGGGAGAGCAATGAACTCCTTCTGACATATCTTGCATATCCATCTCTTCTACATGGCTGTTTCTGAATTATATTCTCTTATAATAAATTGGTAacctaataaataaaatattttcttgagttcTATGAGCTACTCTAGAAAATTAGTGTAATATGAGGGAACCTCCTGGGAACCTCTAATTGTAGCCAGTTTGTCAGAAACACAAGTAAGAGCCTGAATTTGTGGTTGGCATCTGAAATTGGGGTGGGGACAGGCTTATAGGACTGAGTCCCTAACCTGTGTGAATAATGCTAACACTCTAAGTAGATGGTATGAGAATAGAAGAAAAACACACAGGAGGAGTTTTTCCTTTTCCGCGCACGGGATTGATGGATATAGAGTCaggaccatcagttcagttcagttcagttcagtcactcagtcgtgtctgactctttgcgaccccatgaatcgcagcatgccaggcctcccagtccatcaccaactcctggagtttactcaaacccatgtccatcgagttggtgatgccatccaaccatctcattctctgtcgtccccttctcctcctgcccccaatccctcccagcatcagggtcttttccaatgagtcaactcttcgcattaggtggccaaagtattggagtttcagcttcagcatcagtccttccagtgaacacccaggactgatctcctttaggatggactggttggatctccttacagtccaagggacttctcaagagtcttctctaacaccccAGTTGAAAAGCATAAATtgttctgcactcagctttctttatactccaaccctgacatccatacatgaccactggaaaaaccatagccttgattagacggacctttgttggcaaagtaatgtctctgctttttaatatgctatccaggttggtcataactttccttccaaggagtaagcgtcttttaatttcatggctgcaatcaccatctgcagtgattttggaacccccccaaaaaaaatctgacactgtttccactgtctcctcatatatttcccacgaagtgataggaccagatgccatgatattagttttctgaatgttaaactttaagccaactttttcactcgcctctttcactttcatcaagaggctttttagttcctcttcactttctgccataagggtggtgtcatctgcatatctgaggttattgatatttctcccggcaatcttgattccagcttgtgcttcttccagctcagagtttctcatgatgtactctgcatataagttaaataaggagggtgacagtatacagccttgacatactccttttcctatttggaaccagtctattgttccatgtccagttctaactgttgcttcctgaccggcatacaggtttctcaagaggcaggtcaggtggtctggtattcccatctctttcagaattttccatagtttattgtgatccacacagtcgaaggctttggcatagtcaataaagcagaaatagatgtttttctggaactaccttgctttttcgatgatccagctgatgttggcaatttgatctctggttcctctgccttttctaaatccagcttgaacatctggaggttcacagttcatgtattgctgaagcctggcttggagaattttgagcattactttactagtgtgtgagatgagtgcaattgtgcggcagtttgagcattctttggcattgcctttctttgggattgaaatgaaaactcaccttttccagtcctgtggccactgctgaattttccaaatttgctggcatattgagtgcagcacattcacagcatcatctttcaggatttgaaatagctcaactggaattccatcacatccactagctttgttcatagtgatgcttcctaacgcccacttgacttcacattccagaatgtctggctctaggtgagtgatcacaccatagtgattaactgggtcgtgaagatcttttttgtatagttcttttgtgtattcttgccaccactttttaatatcttctgcttctgttaggtccatatcatttctgttaggtcttttattgtgcccatctttgcatgaaatgttcccttggtatctataattttcttgaagagatttctagtctttcccattctatcattttcctctatttctttgcattgattgctgaaaaaggctttcttatctctccttgctattctttggaacttggcattcaaatgggtatatctttccttttcttctttgcttttggcttctcttcttttcacagctacttgtaaggcctcctcagacagccgtttgcttttttgcatttttttttcctggggatggtcttgatccctgtctcctgtacagtgccacgaacctccgtccatagttcatcaggcactctgtctatcagatctagtcccttaaatctatttgtcacatccactgtataatcataagggatttgatttaggtcacacctgaatggtttagtggttttccccactttcttcaatttaaatctgaatttggcaataaggatttcatgatctgagccacagtcagctcccggtcttgtgcATAATTCTCACAattaggttgtgcttttttttttttttcagtttgtgctatctaaaagatgactttttaaacatttcctgtgaaaattttaagaaatacgaatgtagagaaaaaagtataaagaagcTTCAGCTCTCTGGGCAAGATGGCGGGGGCGAGGCTGGTGTGACTTTAGGGCAGCTGCACCTTTCTCGGCAAGATCTCGCTACTTTGAATGTTTCCAAGTTGACGCCACTTTCACATGAAGTTATCAGCAGACAAGCCACAATTAATATAGGTACAATTGGTCACGTAGCTCATGGGAAATCTACAGTTGTAAAAGCTATTTCTGGAGTCCACACTGTCCGTTTCAAAAACGAACTGGAAAGAAATATTACAATCAAACTTGGCTATGCTAATGCTAAGATTTATAAACTTGACGACCCAAGTTGTCCTCGGCCAGAATGTTATAGATCCTGTGGAAGTAGCACACCCAATGAGTTTCCTACAGACATTCCAGGGACCAAAGGGAACTTCAAATTAGTCAGGCATGTTTCCTTTGTTGACTGTCCTGGCCACAGTATTCTGATGGCTGCTATGCTGAATGGTGCCGCAGTGATGGATGCCGCTCTTCTGTTGATAGCTGGTAACGAGTTTTGTCCTCAGCCTCAGACATCTGAACACTTGGCTGCTATAGAAATCATGAAACTAAAGCATATTTTGATTctacaaaataaaattgatttggtAAAAGAAAGCCAGGCTAAAGAACAGTATGAACAGATCCTTGCATTTGTTCAAGGTACAGTAGCAGAAGGCGCTCCTATTATCCCAATTTCTGCTCAGCTAAAATACAATATTGAAGTTGTCTGTGAGTATATAGTAAAGAAAATTCCAGTACCCCCAAGAGACTTTACTTTAGAACCCAGACTTATTGTTATTAGATTCTTTGATGTCAACAAACCTGGCTGTGAAGTTGATGACCTTAAGGGGGGTGTAGCTGGTGGTGGTATTCTAAAAGGAGTGTTAAAGGTGGGCCAGGAGATAGAAGTCAGACCTGGTATTGTTTCCAAAGACAGTGAAAGAAAACTCATGTGTAAACCTATCTTTTCCAAAATTGTATTGCTTTTCGCAGAGCATAATAATCTTCAGTATGCTGCCCCAGGAGGTCTTATTGGAGTTGGAACAAAAATTGACCCCAGTTTGTGCCGGGCTGACAGAATGGTGGGGCAAGTACTTGGTGCAGTTGGAGCTTTACCTGAGATCTTCACAGAATTGGAAATTTCCTGTTTCCTGCTTAGACGGCTTCTAGGTGTTCGCACTGAAGGAGACAAGAAAGCAGCGAAAGTACAAAAGCTGTCTTAAGAATGAAGTGCTCACAGTGAATATAGGATCCCTGTCAACATGAGGAAGAGTTAGTGCAGTCAAGGCTGATTTGGGCAAAATCGTCTTGACTAATCCTGTGTGCACAGAAGTAGGAGAAAAAATTGCACTTAGCCGAAGAGTTGAGAAACACTGGCGTTTAATTGGTTGGGGTCAAATAAGAAGAGGAGTGACAATCAAGCCAACAGTAGATGATGACTGAAGAATTAAATAACAGATTTGGATGAAGTTGGAATTTCTCTTAACAACCTAGGGGTATATTTTCAGAACAATACTGGGAAAGTAATTTCACAGCTCATTACCTTAGTAGTAGCTGTAAGGTTATTGTCATTTTTTGGTGATGAAAATTTAACCTTTAGTACTGAAATAGAGCCTACAATAAATGTAGAAATTAGCATCATGTTGGATTGAATCTACATTTTACCAGAAATTAATCATTCCCAAATAATGTCTAATTTATACATCAGTGCAGATTTGAAAGGAAACTGCTACAACCAGAATTTGCTGTAGTAGACATACCACTGAACCTGTTTGAAATAAAGTCTTTGTtcttattaacaacaacaaaaaaaaagaagcttcatTTACCCATCAGTTTCTACAGTTATTAGCTCATGCTTAGTCATTTCTCATCTATCCCTTCCTCCAACACTTTTTCTCTTTGACTGGATTATTTTGAGGCAAATCTCAAAGACTGTGTCATTTTACCTCAAAATATctcaatacataaaatattttgataaaaataaccACAGTGCTATtatcacacttttaaaaatgacaatatgTTTTAAAGGATCATTTTATGTGGATTGGATTGGTAAGATTTTGAGGCTTGGTCAGATTCAGATtcctgttttggtttttggggAGCAAGATTACTTCCCAGGTGATTTTGTGTACTTGATCAGGAGGCACATAACGTCTGCTTATTTGTTTCTGTGATGTGAGGTGCCGTTGATGATTGTTTCTTAGTCCATATTTCATTATGTGTGCAAAGTGGACATTTCCCTTTCTACTGTTCCTTCActttgttgacttaaaaaatgcaTAATCTGAGAGCTGAGAGTTAAGTTTCATTTGGGGGCAAGATAAGGAGTATAGCTCAGGGGACAGTGTCTCatatagctctgaggaactgctctgagGGGTAAGGAGGGAAGGTCAATATTATATAAGATTTAAGTCAAGCACACATTTTGGCGGCGGCTTCCTGCTAGTCATGAGAAGGTTGCTGCTAGCCACAAGGAGATGTTTCTGTTAATGATTTTAATGCCTTTCTatatatgagaagatgcaagaatcgaAACTGGTAAAATCTCCTGAAAATACATCTAAAGGCCTGTTCTACCAGTTTTTGCCAGAGCGCAGAGTGCCTaattcctgatctccaccctgaacatCTTTCAGGGTGTGCTGAAGGTCAGTGGCCACTGTGGCTAGTGACTTAATTgttgtagaggcagatggcaaatgtctATTTTTAGTTGGTAACTTGTAGCTGGAATAATtgtataaaaacagaaatttcttCATGAAGTGTTTGGTTATGCTTGACTCTTCTCCTTTTACAAGTTTCAAAAACAATGACTTGATTCCCTTATTAAGCCAATGGTGCTGGAAATGTTCTCTCTCAGTTGGGATGGCAGAATCACAGAtgtgaaaaataggggaaaaTGCTATATATCTTTATTCATGTACTTTATATAAGttataccacacacacaaaaaattaacaaggaaGTTTAACTAAATGTCATTTGTATTAGAAAAGTGTATTTAATAGAAATACTTCTAAtataaaagaagcaaaagttttaaaagtcTATCATAAAAAGATATTAGGGAGGATGGGTCTAGGGTGAAAGGGACACAGTCCCGAGTGTGTAAGCCTTGACTGGAATGTGCCTCCAataaaagagcaagaaaaggtgtttcTGGGATAATTGGGAATTTTGAATATGAGCTGGATATTGAAGTGTTATAGAATTGCTAATAATTTCCTCAGGTATGATGataatctttttattattatttaacaaaatatcatttattttattaaatgaaataatatttacttattacataaagaaagctgagccccaaagaattgatgcttttgaactgtgctgttggagaagacacttgaggaTCCCttagacagcagggagatcaaattggtcaatcctaaaggaaatcagtcctgaatgaatatttgttggaaggactgatgctgaagctgaagctccaatacttcgccacctgatgcaaagaactgactcatgggaaaagaccctgatgttgggaaagattgaaggcaggaggagaaggggatgacagaggatgagatggttggatagcatcactgactcaatggacatgcgtttgagcaagttctgggagttggtgatggacagggaagcctggcatactgcagtccatggggtcacaaagagtcagacatgactgaatgactgaactgaaccaaactgaataaTCTTTTAGGAGATTGATGTATTTAGGCAAGAAGTGTCATGACATTTGCAACTTTCAAATGgttcagcaaaaaaaaataacagtgtaTATACAATCATGTCTTcctaaatatatatgcatttacatGTAACTATATGTGTGCATATGAAGATAAAACATATATGAAAAATACTAAATTAGATGGAAGGTATATGCGTGTTTCTTGTTTTTTACTAGTAATGTAAACATTCAAATTACCTATAATTTTCCCATCATCCAAATGTTATATCTgttaacatattaatatatttccttCCAGATGATTTTCTCTGTGTGCATGAATGCATTCATGTATGTGTTCATGTGTACACACACTCATATTATTCAATGAAAATGGACTCATACTGTTTggtacatctttttatttttacttagcattttatttttctatagtaCTTTAATTTTACATAATATTGTATCCTATAGATGCCCTGTGAAGTATTTAAGCTGTTGATAATTATTGGGTATCAAgatgtttctaattttctttttctttttttggtattagccATGCTGTGGTAAAACTCCGGCATTTAAATCTTTGTACAATACAGGATGATTTTTTTGCGATATGGTTCTACAAATAAGTTTCTGGGTCAGGTTCATGGACAGTCAATGACATTGACACATTTCCTTCTCTCATGTGTCCCTCTGTCAATCTGTTTTCTCAGATCTCTGCCCCTTTCCCAGAAGAGCCAGAAATGACCAAGTCCCTGGTAAGTtcttctttgttcatttatttatttgctgcttTCTTTACTTTTCAGTGAGTTTTAGaaggaaaatcactgcagatggtgattgcagccatgaaattaaaggaggcttactcctcggaaggaaagttatgaccaacctagaaagcatattaaaaagcagagacattactttaccaacaaaggtccatctagtcaaggctatggttttcccagtggtcatgtatggatgtgagagttggactataaagaaagctgagcgtcgaagaattgatgcttttgaactgtggtgttggaaaagactcttgagagtcccttggactacaaggggatccaatcagtccatcctaaaggaaatcagtcctaggtgttcattagaaggactgatgctgaagctgaaactccaatactttggccacctgatggcgaagaactgactcatttgaacagaccctgatgctgggaaagattgagggcaggaggagaaggggatgacagaggataagatggttggatggcatcactgactcgatggacatgggtttgggtggactccgggagttggtgatggacagggaggcctgatgtgctgctgttcatggggtcgcaaagagtcggacacgactgagcaactgaactgattaacaAACACATATAGTAAATGGACaagtgtaaataaataaaaactaagatcaaagaCAGTAAAAAGAGACTATCAACTCCAAGTCAAGCTTGGATTATAGGTATATGTGAGTCGTGTGACTTAACAGTTATGAACTTTGAACTACAAAATTGTCTCTGATCTTCATGAAACACATAGCAATAATGGAAATGAAATACATGCTTTATATtgttaaaaagtaatttatttcatCTATAACAATTACTTCCTGGTTCTTGATGTTTGAGAAAatttttgatagtttttttttttactttatattttatattgaagtatagccagttaacaatgatgtgatagtttcaggtggacaccaAAGGGACTCAGtagtacatatacatgtatgcattctcCCCCAGACTTTGCTCCTATCCTGGCTGcaacataacattgagcagacttccctgtgctatacagtaggaccttgttggttatccattttaaatataagcggtgtgtatgtgtcagtcacaaacttcctaactattccttccccgTATTCTTTCCCCAATCCCGCACTGCTCTGGCATCtaggtttgttctctaagtctgtgagtctgtttctgttttgtaaataagttcatgtgtaccaattctttttagattctgcttaGAAGGGGTATCATacactgtctttctctgtctaacttacttcactaagtatgacaatctctgggttcatccatgttgctgcaaatggcataatttcattcttttttaatggctgagtaatattccattgtatatatgtaccatattttctttctccattcctctgtaaatggacatttaggttgcttccatgtcttagctattgtaaacagtactgaaACAAACtctggggtgcatatatccttttgGACCATGATTTTCTTCAGGAATATGCCCAGGGATGGGATTGCaaggtcatatggtagctgtatttttaggtttttagAGAAGCCACCATATTGTTCTACATAGTGGCTAtgccaatttgcattcccaccgacattgtaggaaggttcccttatctctacactctctccagcatttattctttgtggatttttttgatgatagccatgtTGACTGGTgtgaatgatatctcattgtagttttgatttacatttctatagtaattagcgatgttgagcatcttttcatgtgcctgttggtcatctgtatgcctttgaagaaatgtctgtttaggtcttctgcccattttttgagtgggttgtttgttttgattatgTTAAACCTCATGAGCTGTTTGCAAAGTTTGGAGACTAATCCcatgtcagtcacatcatttgcaaacattttatcCCAACctgtaggttttcttttcattctgggttggttttttttttttcccaattatttttattagttggaggctaattactttacaatattgtagtggtttttgccatacattgacatgaatcagccatggatttacctgtgttctccatcctgaacccccctcccacctccctccctatcccatccctctgggtcttcccagtgcaccagccctgagcacttgtctcatgcatccaacctgggctggtggtctgtgtCGCACTGATAaaatacatgtttcgatgttgttctctcagatcatcccaccctcaccttctcccatagagtccaaaattctgttctatacacatgtgtctctttttctgtcttgcctatagggttgtcattaccatctttctaaattccatatatatgcgttagtatactgtattgctgttta is part of the Cervus elaphus chromosome 16, mCerEla1.1, whole genome shotgun sequence genome and harbors:
- the LOC122709866 gene encoding LOW QUALITY PROTEIN: eukaryotic translation initiation factor 2 subunit 3-like (The sequence of the model RefSeq protein was modified relative to this genomic sequence to represent the inferred CDS: deleted 1 base in 1 codon; substituted 1 base at 1 genomic stop codon) codes for the protein MKPSATAATPNCSPLGEFIMEKNKVLVPDHYSACQRNDLLCFFFFFSLCYLKDDFLNISCENFKKYECREKSIKKLQLSGQDGGGEAGVTLGQLHLSRQDLATLNVSKLTPLSHEVISRQATINIGTIGHVAHGKSTVVKAISGVHTVRFKNELERNITIKLGYANAKIYKLDDPSCPRPECYRSCGSSTPNEFPTDIPGTKGNFKLVRHVSFVDCPGHSILMAAMLNGAAVMDAALLLIAGNEFCPQPQTSEHLAAIEIMKLKHILILQNKIDLVKESQAKEQYEQILAFVQGTVAEGAPIIPISAQLKYNIEVVCEYIVKKIPVPPRDFTLEPRLIVIRFFDVNKPGCEVDDLKGGVAGGGILKGVLKVGQEIEVRPGIVSKDSERKLMCKPIFSKIVLLFAEHNNLQYAAPGGLIGVGTKIDPSLCRADRMVGQVLGAVGALPEIFTELEISCFLLRRLLGVRTEGDKKAAKVQKLSKNEVLTVNIGSLSTXGRVSAVKADLGKIVLTNPVCTEVGEKIALSRRVEKHWRLIGWGQIRRGVTIKPTVDDD